A genomic window from Micromonospora sp. WMMA1947 includes:
- the cutA gene encoding divalent-cation tolerance protein CutA, translated as MEQICVVTTVVDARGVADVLAAAAVAGRLAACAQVGGPVDSTYWWQSAIQTTVEWQVRFKTAPDRVDALVDQLRANHPYEVPEILVSREDSGNPGYTAWVHEQTRP; from the coding sequence GTGGAGCAGATCTGCGTGGTGACGACGGTGGTGGACGCCCGCGGGGTCGCGGACGTGCTGGCAGCCGCGGCAGTCGCCGGTCGGCTGGCGGCCTGCGCCCAGGTCGGCGGCCCGGTGGACAGCACCTACTGGTGGCAGTCGGCGATCCAGACCACCGTCGAGTGGCAGGTGCGGTTCAAGACCGCGCCGGACCGCGTGGACGCCCTGGTCGACCAGCTCCGGGCCAACCACCCGTACGAGGTGCCGGAGATCCTGGTCAGCCGGGAGGACAGCGGCAACCCCGGCTACACCGCCTGGGTACACGAGCAGACCCGGCCCTAG
- a CDS encoding 1-acyl-sn-glycerol-3-phosphate acyltransferase yields the protein MPLPPRWLRRLVLAPGVVLLAFFVVTTLPAWALLALAASPLVPGRLRPLRLLWIGTVYLVWDAAALLALFLLWLASGFGAYKRAPAFQRAHYVLAGWFLRIMFWQARWTLRLSIDVVGADPDTALPGRPELVVCRHAGPGDSFILIHALVNWFNREPRIVLKETLQWDPAIDVLLNRLPNRFIAAGPDGRESVVRQIGHLATGLDDDDAFVIFPEGGNFTPSRRLRAIDRLRGLGLERMARRAERMRHVLAPQPGGLLAALDAAPDAGVIFVAHTGLDQMLTVADVWRELPMDKRIVMRFWSVPPEEIPAGKQERVDWLFDWWARIDTWIAANRNGAADDA from the coding sequence ATGCCGCTGCCACCCCGCTGGCTCCGCCGGCTGGTGCTCGCCCCTGGCGTGGTGCTGCTCGCCTTCTTCGTGGTGACCACGCTGCCGGCCTGGGCACTGCTGGCGCTCGCCGCGTCTCCGCTGGTGCCGGGGCGGCTGCGCCCGCTGCGACTGCTCTGGATCGGCACCGTCTACCTGGTCTGGGACGCCGCCGCGCTGCTCGCGCTGTTCCTGCTGTGGCTGGCCTCGGGCTTCGGCGCGTACAAGCGCGCGCCGGCGTTCCAGCGGGCCCACTACGTGCTGGCCGGCTGGTTCCTGCGGATCATGTTCTGGCAGGCCCGGTGGACGCTGCGGCTGAGCATCGACGTGGTCGGCGCCGACCCGGACACCGCCCTGCCGGGCCGCCCCGAGCTGGTGGTCTGCCGGCACGCCGGGCCCGGTGACTCGTTCATCCTGATCCACGCGCTGGTGAACTGGTTCAACCGGGAACCCCGGATCGTGCTCAAGGAGACCCTCCAGTGGGATCCGGCGATCGACGTGCTGCTCAACCGGCTGCCCAACCGGTTCATCGCGGCCGGGCCGGACGGGCGGGAGTCGGTGGTGCGGCAGATCGGCCACCTGGCCACCGGCCTGGACGACGACGACGCCTTCGTGATCTTCCCGGAGGGGGGAAACTTCACCCCGTCCCGGCGGCTGCGCGCGATCGACCGGCTCCGCGGGCTCGGGCTGGAGCGGATGGCGCGGCGGGCCGAGCGGATGCGGCACGTGCTCGCCCCGCAGCCCGGCGGGCTGCTCGCCGCGCTGGACGCCGCGCCGGACGCCGGAGTGATCTTCGTGGCGCACACCGGTCTGGACCAGATGCTCACCGTCGCCGACGTGTGGCGCGAACTGCCGATGGACAAGCGGATCGTGATGCGGTTCTGGTCGGTGCCGCCGGAGGAGATCCCGGCCGGCAAGCAGGAACGCGTCGACTGGCTGTTCGACTGGTGGGCCCGCATCGACACGTGGATCGCCGCCAACCGCAACGGCGCGGCCGACGACGCCTGA